One segment of Vigna radiata var. radiata cultivar VC1973A unplaced genomic scaffold, Vradiata_ver6 scaffold_209, whole genome shotgun sequence DNA contains the following:
- the LOC106754666 gene encoding protein FAR-RED IMPAIRED RESPONSE 1-like: MPFGPFVGVNHHGQSILLCCGLVSSEDTSSFIWLFKCWVRCMGNKAPDSIVTNQCKAMANAIEEVFPKTKHRWCLCHIMXKIPEKFQGYXNYVGIKCDIKVVIYESANAIDFDIAWKRLLTTHGLENNHWLCNLYEERXKWVPSYLRNHFWAAMSTTQRXEGMSAFFDGFINXXTTLQQFXIQYXXALKMKAQKEIEANFASLNTTXACGSXSPIERQFQVEYTXEKFEEVQFEFRSXMNCFIKDXVKDCIFNNYTIKEXCMWDGKCAPKYXHVEFXPLSNXISCSCLLFXFRGIICRHSLXXLGQEDVHNVXSKYVLXRWXKNIRRKHTLIRAPYSSLQQEPKMQXYQSLCKQFYDLAEAACESECASNQLEKDLKCLAKKSGLSSSLKNNIISEGGQLRYENPVT, translated from the coding sequence ATGCCATTTGGTCCATTTGTAGGAGTTAACCACCATGGACAATCCATTCTACTTTGTTGTGGATTGGTCTCATCTGAGGACACTTCTTCATTTATATGGTTATTCAAATGTTGGGTAAGATGCATGGGAAACAAGGCGCCTGACAGTATTGTAACCAATCAATGCAAGGCCATGGCAAATGCAATTGAAGAAGTCttcccaaaaacaaaacataggTGGTGTTTGTGCCACATAATGNAAAAAATACCTGAAAAATTTCAAGGATATAANAATTATGTTGGTATCAAGTGTGATATAAAAGTGGTTATCTATGAATCTGCTAATGCAATTGACTTTGACATTGCTTGGAAACGACTACTTACCACACATGGCTTAGAAAATAATCATTGGCTATGTAATTTGTACGAAGAGAGANGGAAATGGGTCCCAAGTTACTTGAGGAATCACTTTTGGGCTGCTATGTCAACAACTCAAAGAAGNGAGGGAATGAGCGCTTTCTTTGATGGATTTATTAATTNCANTACCACACTGCAACAATTTNTGATTCAATACGANANTGCTCTTAAAATGAAGGcccaaaaagaaatagaagcTAACTTTGCCTCTCTAAATACAACGNTTGCATGTGGGTCTNAATCACCAATTGAGAGACAATTTCAAGTTGAGTACACANATGAAAAATTTGAGGAAGTACAATTTGAGTTTCGATCCANGATGAATTGTTTCATTAAAGACANAGTGAAGGACTGTATTTTCAACAACTACACAATCAAAGAANAGTGCATGTGGGATGGAAAATGTGCGCCAAAATATNACCATGTTGAATTTNATCCTCTTTCAAACNATATAAGTTGCTCTTGCCTACTGTTTGANTTTAGAGGCATCATATGTCGGCATTCTCTATTNGNTCTGGGTCAGGAAGATGTCCATAATGTCCNCTCCAAATATGTACTTNGGCGTTGGNGCAAAAACATCCGNAGAAAGCACACACTTATTAGAGCACCTTATAGTTCTTTACAGCAGGAACCCAAGATGCAAANNTACCAATCTTTGTGTAAGCAGTTCTATGATCTGGCTGAGGCTGCATGTGAATCTGAATGTGCTTCTAATCAGTtggaaaaagatttgaaatgtCTTGCAAAAAAGTCCGGTTTGAGTTCATCACTGAAAAATAACATCATAAGTGAGGGAGGACAGTTGAGGTATGAGAATCCTGTGACATAA